One Nocardia sp. BMG111209 DNA segment encodes these proteins:
- a CDS encoding cutinase family protein, producing the protein MVVPGNHVTRQAWARTATAAAVSALLTGSAAVAAAAPIADVDLTGGSCPVLYALGVQGTGQSSPDAPVSTDTGMLSEVFAPMLAEADAAHVKVARAYVPYEASFGGFDSPVNPDSASYAKSVQGGVDQLQQMVTRVAGECPQTRFAVAGYSQGAHVVSMWAQRIGAGSGEIRPERVAAIALFGDPVRAPGAPVFPGRAGQQVPDPAPGTDGVAVRDLDQVPPAPTSGGGIGPDRDQTGDFGVFAGRVLSVCASGDLACDAPDHAPILKAVANIAGQAEFGGDPLRALWSVTQALAFTSIKTVSSAINEDVQGNSLQDLSIAPKVSLSQRIADASDPRTPLDPGDVVQAAMKIATIGFNSVVAVARTVLSPDTITAVATAGLTDPIAGLATFGIKLLGALPQLMPPQTAIGLVQSAFQVVTSNITDNRDLVDTAVWAKYSDAITRHDSYGVDPITSGGRSATQFTADWFTAVARDLSASNPADDKSIQPQPTMGSNFRGSATATTPTGASSPGSPRYPWDSGSSGLEDVSIPGPTVSVPAPSASSVAPPHADAH; encoded by the coding sequence ATGGTGGTACCAGGCAATCACGTCACGCGGCAGGCGTGGGCACGTACCGCGACAGCAGCGGCGGTATCGGCTCTGTTAACCGGTAGCGCCGCGGTAGCAGCAGCTGCGCCAATCGCCGACGTGGATTTGACCGGTGGCAGCTGCCCAGTGCTGTACGCGCTGGGAGTGCAAGGCACGGGCCAGTCCTCTCCGGATGCGCCGGTATCTACTGATACGGGGATGTTGTCGGAGGTGTTCGCTCCGATGTTGGCCGAAGCCGATGCGGCACATGTGAAGGTCGCTCGCGCCTATGTGCCGTATGAGGCATCGTTCGGCGGTTTCGACAGTCCGGTGAATCCGGACAGCGCCTCGTACGCGAAGTCGGTGCAAGGCGGTGTCGATCAGCTGCAGCAGATGGTGACGCGGGTCGCCGGCGAGTGCCCGCAGACGCGGTTCGCGGTCGCGGGGTACAGCCAGGGTGCGCATGTGGTGAGCATGTGGGCGCAGCGGATCGGCGCCGGGTCCGGAGAAATCAGACCCGAGCGGGTGGCGGCGATCGCGTTGTTCGGTGACCCCGTGCGTGCTCCAGGCGCGCCGGTGTTCCCCGGTCGTGCTGGTCAGCAGGTTCCCGATCCGGCGCCGGGTACAGACGGTGTGGCAGTGCGGGACCTGGACCAGGTGCCACCGGCTCCGACGTCCGGGGGTGGTATCGGCCCGGACCGGGACCAGACCGGCGACTTCGGTGTATTCGCGGGGCGGGTGCTGAGTGTGTGCGCATCTGGTGATCTGGCGTGCGATGCCCCGGACCACGCACCGATTTTGAAGGCGGTAGCGAACATCGCGGGGCAGGCCGAGTTCGGCGGTGATCCGCTGCGGGCATTGTGGAGTGTGACTCAGGCGCTGGCCTTCACGTCGATCAAGACGGTGTCGTCGGCGATCAATGAAGACGTGCAGGGTAATTCGTTGCAGGACTTGTCGATTGCTCCGAAAGTCAGCCTGTCGCAGCGGATCGCGGATGCCTCTGATCCGCGTACTCCGTTGGATCCCGGTGATGTGGTGCAGGCTGCGATGAAGATCGCGACGATCGGATTCAATTCTGTTGTCGCGGTGGCACGGACAGTGTTGAGTCCGGACACGATCACGGCGGTGGCGACCGCGGGGCTGACGGATCCGATCGCCGGTCTGGCGACGTTCGGAATAAAGCTGTTGGGTGCGTTGCCGCAGTTGATGCCGCCGCAGACCGCGATCGGGCTGGTGCAGTCGGCGTTCCAGGTGGTGACCAGCAATATCACCGACAATCGGGATCTGGTGGATACGGCGGTGTGGGCGAAGTACTCCGACGCGATTACCCGCCACGACTCCTACGGCGTGGACCCGATCACCTCCGGCGGGCGTTCGGCCACACAGTTCACCGCGGACTGGTTCACTGCCGTCGCCCGCGACCTCTCCGCATCGAATCCGGCCGACGACAAGTCGATTCAGCCACAACCGACTATGGGCAGCAACTTCCGCGGCAGCGCGACCGCCACGACCCCGACCGGGGCCAGTTCACCGGGATCTCCGCGATACCCGTGGGATTCGGGCTCCAGCGGTCTGGAGGACGTGTCGATACCTGGACCAACCGTCTCGGTGCCGGCACCGTCGGCCTCTTCGGTCGCACCGCCGCACGCTGACGCGCACTGA